The following coding sequences lie in one Glycine soja cultivar W05 chromosome 16, ASM419377v2, whole genome shotgun sequence genomic window:
- the LOC114391284 gene encoding uncharacterized protein LOC114391284, giving the protein MAASGPVFSFFGTPTITIAKLNWKNYPSWSASVELWFLGQGHHDHLEKPFDSVPNDKRPEWEKLDYQLCAVLWQSVEPDILEILRSFKTCCSFSKKAQEIFANDIQSLFDATMKVTALKQTSHDMIAHVGKARAAIEELRKFLVADSLEEVNRKLDKFYMVLILRSLHSDFDHVHDQVLAGDQVPSMDSLITRLLRVPHLLKDENPTDGVETSAMVASRGKGGSRNNRGGWSERGGRPHCTYCKRMGHTQENCYSLHGFPDKVAQVSKSKKVESRFSDEEYQEYLKLKSEKPSNQAQSSSVPCFSTACISESIEGSSPWKLDSGASDHISGNKSSFSSFSFPKILHLVTVANGSKVASQGSGQVSLSPSMKLNSVLFISQCPYNLISLSQLTRSLNCSVTFTANSFVIQERGTGRLIGEEHESRGLYYLELSPPGLVLQSQSPNFCMIV; this is encoded by the coding sequence ATGGCTGCTTCTGGACCCGTTTTCTCCTTCTTTGGGACTCCGACAATCACTATTGCTAAGCTGAACTGGAAAAATTATCCCTCATGGTCTGCTTCCGTGGAGCTTTGGTTTCTTGGCCAAGGACATCATGACCACTTGGAGAAACCTTTCGATTCCGTTCCAAATGACAAGAGACCTGAATGGGAGAAGCTTGACTATCAGCTCTGCGCTGTATTATGGCAATCAGTTGAGCCGGATATTTTGGAAATACTTAGATCCTTTAAAACGTGTTGTTCTTTTTCGAAGAAGGCTCAAGAAATCTTTGCTAACGATATCCAAAGTCTGTTTGACGCAACCATGAAAGTTACAGCCCTCAAGCAAACTAGTCATGACATGATCGCTCATGTGGGTAAGGCTCGAGCTGCCATAGAAGAGCTAAGAAAGTTCCTTGTAGCTGATTCATTGGAAGAAGTGAACAGGAAACTTGACAAGTTCTATATGGTCCTTATTTTGAGGAGCTTACATTCAGACTTTGATCATGTTCATGATCAAGTACTTGCTGGGGATCAAGTTCCATCTATGGATTCCCTCATCACTAGACTTCTCCGCGTGCCTCATTTATTGAAGGATGAGAATCCTACCGATGGTGTGGAGACGTCAGCCATGGTTGCGTCTCGAGGAAAAGGAGGCAGCCGCAACAACAGAGGAGGTTGGAGTGAAAGGGGTGGACGTCCTCATTGCACTTATTGCAAGAGGATGGGTCACACTCAAGAGAATTGTTATTCGTTGCATGGGTTTCCTGACAAGGTCGCACAAGTCTCTAAATCAAAGAAGGTAGAGTCTAGATTTTCTGATGAGGAGTATCAAGAGTATTTGAAGCTTAAATCCGAGAAACCCAGTAACCAAGCTCAATCCTCATCTGTACCATGTTTTTCAACAGCTTGTATCTCTGAATCCATTGAAGGTTCTAGTCCTTGGAAACTCGACTCAGGTGCCTCTGATCATATTTCTGGTAATAAGTCCTCCTTTTCATCCTTCTCTTTTCCAAAAATTCTTCACCTTGTTACTGTAGCCAACGGTTCCAAAGTTGCGTCTCAAGGAAGTGGTCAAGTTTCATTATCTCCTTCTATGAAATTGAACTCTGTGTTATTCATTTCTCAGTGTCCTTATAATCTAATTTCATTAAGTCAGTTAACTCGTTCGTTAAATTGTTCAGTAACCTTTACTGCTAATTCGTTTGTTATTCAGGAACGTGGAACGGGGCGACTGATTGGAGAAGAACATGAATCACGAGGACTTTACTACTTGGAATTGAGTCCACCTGGGCTTGTTTTGCAATCTCAAAGCCCAAACTTTTGCATGATCGTCTAG